The following DNA comes from Flavisolibacter ginsenosidimutans.
ATTTACCTGTTCCTTTTGGTCCGAGTTCAATGAAATTATAGTTGTTTTCTACATGCGTTACCAACCGCGAAATTTGAATGAGCTTTCCACGCTTTGTAAAGTATTCGGGGTTCAAGCCAATAGAAAACAACAATACATCCAACCATTCTTCCAATGTGAATGCTTTTCTTGCTTCGATAAATTCATCCAAGAAAACATTAGATACCTGGATAGGCTTTAAATCGTTGATCTCCCAACGAACATTCGCTTCGGTTGAATGATTGTAACCAACCGAAAGAATACTCCACACACCGCCGCCGCTTAACAGCTTTGGATTTTCTTTTACAATCCGGTCAGAAACCGGTACATCTTTTACACCCAGGTTGGCAAAGTCAGCTTCGTATTGATTTGCTTTATCGTTGAGCGAGACATTTACTTTATCAATGATTTTATAAGTGCCACTTTCCCGTATTTTAGACTTAACCACTTCAGCATCGCTTCTATGCACATAGTTCTCAGTTAGTATTTTCTTTACCCGCTCAACACCCTCTTCAATCACCTGAGGATCTTCTACGGCGCAGTACTGGCCCAAGAGGTATTCCAATACATAGGTTGGCACTACTGCATTGCCCTTTACTCTTGAAGTAAGATCCTTCCGGACCACTTTGCCTTCAAAATGTTTGATGATTTTATGTTGCAAGTCCATAATTAAAAATCAGTTTGTATCAGTGTTTGATTCTTCACATCCGCTTCAATCAATGGATTGAGCTTGTCGCTTTTATCAAACACTTTTAATTTATAATTGCTATCCATCTTGCCACCGCTTACCAAGTGAAGATCAAATTGAAAGATCCTGTCGGTAGCTGCTTCGCTTACTTTGTTTAATTCCAGTTCTTTTTCATTGGATACCAGTTCGCCGTCCTTGTATAAACCTACTGTAATGGTTCGTTCCTTCAGGTTGCTTGATACCGGTTCTTCCTGAATGATGATCAGGCGCAGAATATTGGAAACAACTTTTAAGTCCTTTGACACCAATGTCGGAGCCACCAGCCCAGAGACTTCTTCTCGCTTACGGGTGCTTTCAATCACTGGCACAATCAACTCCTGCAAGCTGGCGCCGCCATGTACATACTGGTTACCGGCACCAGAGCGGCTGTAGCGGTTCACCGATTCAGGAATAACAACATACAATTCTTCACTAAACTTGGTAGTATTTTTCAAAGGAAATACATAGCCTAATGTCGGTGTAATCTTTTCCTTTGCAATTTCGAACCGTGAGTGAGCAACCATTGGATCATCGCTGACGCCTTTCTCCTTATCTTTTTCTTCAATCGTAAAATCATTGTACAAAAAGCCATGATCAGCCGTGACAATGACCTTGGATACGTTGAAGCTGGCATGCAAAAGTTTTATAAATCGGGTTAGTTCTTGAAGCGCCTGCTCGACGGCGGAAAAAGTGTTGCGTTCGGAAACCACCCGGTCGCCGGTAGCGTCAATGACATCATGATAGATGTATACGACTTTCCCTTTAAAGAGGTCTCGATTTTCCACTCTTGGCTTTCCCATCACATCGCCAAACTTCACCGCTCTTGCCTCGCTGTCTTTTTTCTGAAGAATAACACTTCTCTTTTCAATCGTATCGGTAGTCCTATCATCAATCGTGATAGCACCGTTAGCAAACTTATAGTCTTTGCCCGGCAAGAGATTCGCCATGCCAACGCTTGTTTTAGAAGGCACAGACGCCAACATAAACCGTTGTTGGGCTACATTTTTCGGGTCGCTGTTTAAAGCGTTCATTAATTCCACTCCTACTTCATAACGCAAGGCATCAGAAATAATCACCGCCAGCTTTTGCTCCGAAGGCTCAACCTCTTTCTTGTAAAAATTAAATTGGGGTGTTGCCGATAATGTATCCAGTCGAAAGTCGTAAGCATTCCAGCATTTGAGCCATTCCCGGTTGAGCTTTTCCAGAAAAGTCCGGTAATGATCATTCAGCAAGGCTAACTGCGCATCCCAATTGAGTTGGATGCTTAGTTCCGCAAAATCTATTTTATAATAGTACCAGATGGCCTTGCGGTAGTTCTGGTCAATCTTGTAGTATTCCTCAGTGTATTTCTCTATGTACTGGTCGGTCTTGTCAAGTATGTACGTTTTTATTTCTTTGATAGCACCAACCGTTCTATAGGCGTATAACAAAAAGTTCAGAGTATTTTCCAACAATGGTTCATTTGAACCTACAGATAGCTTCTCTACGCCGTTTAAGATAGTAGCATGTGCTGTTTCGGGAAGTTGAAGCAGTTCCCATAATATGGCCCAT
Coding sequences within:
- the pglZ gene encoding BREX-1 system phosphatase PglZ type A — protein: MLAEKVDYYFNKYPELRVLFLFDAEGDYRFDFETMEMPERRKVIYGANDFYLKVKLNGDWLSEKVVLYLPMKQPETKEEMHAFPLLDLLFANKGMQPADSIGEFMEKYGLQRHQRGLAEKYIPFLKARPAQEVLKPYLTAQQFNEEHIIQGLLSHFLKLSQVESWEIILMRLLTLTIPANEGDWNKVQKRLREARLEEPLLAKIKKLTGIAINSWSLVYAREVFDRIKYNLFVQAFGELHKEDPYKAYSYSGTAAIASINLLHEKLLSNARYSAEWLKLLNSSHSDIHEKKIVEIYGPLANYYLITSRLKWAILWELLQLPETAHATILNGVEKLSVGSNEPLLENTLNFLLYAYRTVGAIKEIKTYILDKTDQYIEKYTEEYYKIDQNYRKAIWYYYKIDFAELSIQLNWDAQLALLNDHYRTFLEKLNREWLKCWNAYDFRLDTLSATPQFNFYKKEVEPSEQKLAVIISDALRYEVGVELMNALNSDPKNVAQQRFMLASVPSKTSVGMANLLPGKDYKFANGAITIDDRTTDTIEKRSVILQKKDSEARAVKFGDVMGKPRVENRDLFKGKVVYIYHDVIDATGDRVVSERNTFSAVEQALQELTRFIKLLHASFNVSKVIVTADHGFLYNDFTIEEKDKEKGVSDDPMVAHSRFEIAKEKITPTLGYVFPLKNTTKFSEELYVVIPESVNRYSRSGAGNQYVHGGASLQELIVPVIESTRKREEVSGLVAPTLVSKDLKVVSNILRLIIIQEEPVSSNLKERTITVGLYKDGELVSNEKELELNKVSEAATDRIFQFDLHLVSGGKMDSNYKLKVFDKSDKLNPLIEADVKNQTLIQTDF